Proteins from a single region of Amyelois transitella isolate CPQ chromosome 31, ilAmyTran1.1, whole genome shotgun sequence:
- the LOC106138951 gene encoding uncharacterized protein LOC106138951, with protein sequence MFCVQETDSHMDPFSNDKDPLGSNHSDSSDEEPSAKRLKTYSSPSINLQVYQIPAFNTPKSLSIYPTSPTTTLPKFVNNPLNLANPLALAASNANNVVKSLHSRYSLPAKLTITPVNTPPKVLENGEIVRYKKNGEVAKKRGPPKGYKRKPKADLSCSLTNGALLQAQNTILTSLLAANPAITSSIAHMASLLPGTSAMQNIQALHNLVPRPQPKIEVPEGTELVELELDPEDWFPTEPYKMVFSRKKNPKWKNFPYRCEHCFKGYRVASTLIQHAGERHGGVPRELAIPCPCCPHVSTRRKHHKKHLETHESRRHRIFCLYCLPPADPKEPYVKESERYPIDKYPQYWYASEESLRLHKKRKHPEAAMFNYNWYATWCDYAPNS encoded by the exons ATGTTTTGCGTCCAAGAAACCGACTCACATATGGATCCATTCTCAAACGACAAGGATCCGCTCGGATCCAACCATTCAGACTCCAGCGATGAGGAGCCAAGCGCTAAACGTCTCAAAACATACTCAAGCCCGTCCATCAACCTCCAAGTGTACCAAATACCAGCGTTCAACACACCGAAATCACTATCAATATATCCGACATCACCGACCACAACGTTGCCAAAATTCGTTAATAATCCGTTGAATCTGGCCAATCCGTTGGCGCTGGCCGCTAGCAACGCTAACAATGTAGTCAAATCTTTACACAGTCGTTATTCTTTACCTGCAAAATTGACAATAACACCTGTGAACACTCCGCCTAAAGTTCTGGAGAACGGAGAGATAGTAAGGTACAAGAAGAATGGAGAAGTAGCTAAGAAGAGAGGTCCGCCTAAAGGTTACAAGAGAAAGCCTAAAGCAGATTTGTCCTGTAGTCTAACTAACGGAGCTTTATTACAG GCACAAAACACGATCCTAACGAGCCTCTTAGCAGCAAACCCGGCTATAACATCGAGTATAGCCCACATGGCCAGCCTCCTGCCGGGGACCAGTGCGATGCAGAACATACAGGCGTTGCACAATTTGGTGCCCCGACCACAGCCCAAGATCGAGGTGCCTGAAG GCACGGAACTGGTCGAGTTGGAATTGGACCCCGAGGATTGGTTCCCCACGGAGCCCTACAAGATGGTGTTCAGTCGTAAGAAGAACCCGAAGTGGAAAAACTTCCCGTATAGATGCGAGCACTGTTTCAAG GGCTACCGAGTGGCCTCCACGCTCATTCAGCACGCGGGCGAGCGTCACGGCGGCGTGCCCAGAGAGCTGGCAATACCGTGCCCGTGCTGCCCGCACGTGTCCACGCGCCGGAAGCACCATAAAAAGCATTTGGAGACTCACGAGAGCAGGAGACATAGGATCTTCTGTCTTTATTGTCTGCCGCCGG CGGACCCCAAGGAGCCCTATGTGAAGGAGTCCGAGAGGTATCCTATAGATAAATACCCACAATATTGGTACGCATCAGAGGAATCGCTCAGGCTTCACAAGAAGAGGAAACATCCGGAAGCGGccatgtttaattataattggtACGCCACGTGGTGCGATTACGCGCCTAATAGCTAA
- the LOC106138938 gene encoding dynein axonemal intermediate chain 1-like, whose translation MNFSGYDSEAVGFTSVSRSKRAETSTSTQTTEFGETGAGCQTNLSKDAGSITSADDIKLEPPNYSPQRLNEFLKRVVPTMLEQLDENDRELLYNSSESDEDESATAKLVQELDVKLQSNLASGDQKSPCILSLSWSSAGNSLAVSLGFTQHENWCDHDGVIKIFTIKRTAGDKFVHTMDVNEKNCVSCVKYHHSLAALMAYGTISGEVVIINMRDASDFYDGTQLTSPSGCHGAKRVTALQWADAALANLYLTMHITNTGKRRGASDQILFSSGSDGTLNVWQVNSNFKVFENVICYGINGSRNIPAPDITCFDFIKAYPLRPSDEKVPDDVFVVGSSTGKLYLCKIKTRKAVDENAVDPVYEVFDGHATCVLDVAFSLQKPGLFASISIDSELRLYDINQYGPLKVMCLDVAVSCMSWLTSSPCVVVGTCGKGERLRVYNIGTGREVAVEGLGVDGTVTALAVSHCGSCRIAAGDSTRKLRLWELPARRGRLIAEEEF comes from the exons ATGAATTTCAGCGGCTACGACAGCGAAGCGGTTGGATTCACGTCTGTATCTAGATCAAAACGCGCCGAAACCAGTACTTCAACGCAGACCACTGAGTTTGGTGAGACAGGTGCCGGATGCCAGACTAATTTGTCCAAAGATGCAGGTTCGATCACTAGTGCCGATGATATTAAATTGGAACCACCTAATTATTCACCGCAAAGATTGAACGAATTCTTGAAACGCGTGGTGCCTACAATGCTCGAGCAATTAGACGAGAATGATCGTGAACTACTTTACAATTCTTCGGAATCTGACGAAGATGAATCTGCAACAGCCAAGCTGGTTCAAGAACTAGATGTGAAACTTCAATCTAATTTAGCTTCTGGCGATCAGAAATCTCCTTGCATTTTAAGTCTATCTTGGAGCAGCGCTGGTAATTCCTTAGCGGTGTCTTTAGGATTTACGCAGCATGAAAATTGGTGTGATCATGATGGAGTCATCaagatttttacaataaaaagaacAGCCGGCGACAAATTTGTCCACACTATGGATGTTAATGAAAAGAATTGTGTTTCTTGCGTGAAATATCACCATTCTTTAGCTGCTTTGATGGCTTACGGAACTATATCTGGTGAAGTCGTTATCATAAACATGAGGGACGCTTCGGATTTTTATGACGGTACCCAATTGACGTCTCCGTCAGGGTGTCACGGAGCCAAAAGGGTCACGGCCTTGCAATGGGCTGATGCAGCATTAGCTAACTTATACCTTACCATGCATATCACAAATACTGGTAAAAGACGAGGCGCATCAGATCAAATTCTGTTCTCATCTGGCAGCGACGGCACTCTTAATGTCTGGCAGGTCAATTCTAACTTCAAAGTCTTCGAAAATGTTATCTGCTACGGTATAAATGGGTCGAGAAATATTCCAGCACCAGATATAACCTGTTTCGACTTTATCAAGGCGTATCCTTTGCGTCCAAGTGATGAAAAAGTACCAGATGATGTGTTTGTAGTTGGATCTTCCACTGGGAAGTTGTATTTGTGCAAGATTAAGACGAGAAAGGCGGTTGATGAGAACGCAGTAGATCCAGTATATGAGGTTTTCGATGGTCACGCAACGTGTGTCTTGGATGTGGCTTTTAGCCTACAAAAACCTGGGCTCTTCGCGTCCATATCGATAGATTCAGAGCTGAGACTGTATGATATCAACCAATATGGACCACTGAAG GTGATGTGTCTCGACGTGGCCGTATCATGCATGAGCTGGCTGACTTCATCCCCCTGCGTCGTCGTCGGTACCTGCGGCAAGGGCGAGCGCCTTCGGGTTTACAACATCGGCACAGGGCGGGAGGTGGCCGTGGAAGGGTTGGGGGTGGACGGCACCGTGACAGCTCTGGCAGTTTCTCATTGTGG GTCCTGCCGCATAGCTGCTGGGGACAGCACTCGTAAGCTGAGACTGTGGGAGCTCCCGGCGAGGCGCGGGAGACTCATCGCCGAAgaggaattttaa
- the LOC106138958 gene encoding protein neuralized isoform X2 — MGQTGSAIPAPRTSCTGGAPNNLPPLSFHSVHGENVRVSRDGSVARRVESFCKGVAFSARPVRVNEKVCIRFVEISNSWSGVIRFGFTTHDPATLAHALPKYACPDLTNKPGNWAKALGERFCEKDNILYYYVNSAGDVHFGINGEDKGLFFSGVDTRNPLWALVDVYGNCTAVQFADPRAPNQIRRPAQSPVEEDRLVGSMRSLAIEEPLPPPRYSNPLVPLSLHRTKGRNVQFISDRGVAARTEAEFCQGYVFTARPMRPGQTIVVQILSTEAAYAGSLAIGLTSCDPGTLRPCDLPDDAELLLDRPEYWVVRRDAANGLRRGDELAVTLTMDGEVRVSRNGSTPVTVMHVDHTLRLWAFVDIYGATQKVRMLSSQVPQPAQTPPQQLRVITGSAAPISTGNGGTVLVVSLPPQNGAQNVGSHQQGLTLASAHYIEPIQATSQLCLTNLQPLPTPSCQAAPYPRPRTDAQCSSSSQNSCNEQVIPNGHPEPLRLADRIQNAPSTSRQPQPIYSVIGEGNLTGTECTICYENPIDSVLYMCGHMCMCYRCAVQQWRGKGGGQCPLCRAQIKDVIRTYKS, encoded by the exons CGCCCCGCACCTCTTGCACCGGCGGGGCTCCGAACAACCTCCCGCCTCTGAGCTTTCACAGCGTCCACGGGGAGAACGTGAGGGTGTCTAGAGATGGCTCTGTCGCGAGACGAGTGGAATCGTTCTGCAAGGGCGTCGCGTTCAGCGCGAGACCAGTGCGCGTTAATGAGAAG GTCTGCATACGCTTCGTCGAAATCTCCAACAGTTGGAGCGGCGTCATCCGCTTCGGCTTCACCACTCACGACCCGGCCACCTTAGCCCACGCATTACCCAAATACGCCTGCCCAGACCTGACCAACAAACCAGGCAACTGGGCCAAGGCTCTGGGCGAGAGGTTCTGCGAGAAAGACAATATTTTGTACTACTACGTCAACTCGGCTGGTGACGTACATTTCGGTATCAACGGGGAGGACAAAGGCCTGTTCTTCTCCGGCGTCGACACGAGAAACCCACTGTGGGCCTTAGTGGACGTTTACGGAAACTGTACAGCGGTGCAGTTCGCTGATCCGAGAGCGCCAAACCAAATTAGAAGACCTGCCCAAAGTCCGGTCGAGGAGGACAGATTGGTCGGTAGCATGAGGAGCTTAGCCATTGAGGAGCCCTTGCCGCCGCCAAGATACTCCAATCCTTTAGTACCTCTAAGTCTACACAGGACTAAAGGGAGGAACGTGCAATTTATCAGCGATAGAGGCGTAGCGGCTAGGACGGAGGCGGAGTTCTGTCAAGGATACGTTTTCACAGCTAGGCCGATGCGTCCGGGACAGACTATTGTGGTGCAAATACTGTCCACTGAGGCAGCTTACGCGGGCAGTCTGGCTATAGGGCTGACTTCCTGCGACCCTGGTACACTAAGGCCTTGCGATTTGCCTGACGACGCTGAGCTGCTTTTGGATAGACCTGAGTACTGGGTGGTGAGACGGGATGCGGCTAACGGGTTGAGGAGAGGCGATGAGTTAGCCGTGACCTTGACCATGGACGGGGAAGTGAGAGTCAGCAGGAACGGTTCGACGCCTGTGACTGTCATGCACGTGGACCACACGTTGCGTCTGTGGGCTTTCGTGGACATTTATGGCGCTACGCAGAAGGTCAGGATGTTGAGCAGCCAAGTTCCTCAGCCGGCTCAGACTCCCCCGCAGCAGTTGAGGGTTATAACTGGGTCAGCGGCGCCGATATCCACCGGGAACGGCGGGACGGTGCTGGTGGTGAGCCTGCCGCCGCAGAACGGTGCCCAGAACGTGGGCAGCCATCAGCAGGGGCTGACTCTCGCCAGCGCGCATTATATTGag CCGATCCAAGCGACGTCACAGCTGTGCTTGACCAACCTgcagcctctgcctaccccatcgTGCCAGGCGGCTCCCTACCCCCGTCCGCGGACGGATGCCCAATGTTCTTCGTCCAGCCAAAATTCTTGCAACGAACAAGTTATACCGAACGGCCATCCAGAACCTTTGAGGTTAGCCGACCGAATTCAAAACGCGCCATCCACAAGTCGACAACCGCAGCCTATATACTCCGTAATTGGGGAGGGTAATCTCACCGGGACGGAGTGTACTATATGTTATGAAAATCCTATTGATAGCGTCTTGTATATGTGCGGACATATGTGTATGTGTTATAGGTGTGCTGTACAGCAGTGGAGGGGGAAGGGGGGCGGCCAATGTCCGCTGTGTAGAGCACAGATAAAAGATGTAATTAGGACGTATAAGTCTTGA